Sequence from the Saccopteryx bilineata isolate mSacBil1 chromosome 6, mSacBil1_pri_phased_curated, whole genome shotgun sequence genome:
AGCAGAGCTATTCTGCATCTTGTCTAGAACAGGCAACCAGGAATTTGACACAGCCCAGCCTCAAACCTAATTGCTAAAAGATCGTACCCAAGTCTGTGTACAGCAGCTCCACAGTCAAGGTTTCCGGGAAGAAATTGGGCTGTGTGGCAGCTTCAGGACAGACTCTGACATTGATTTCCTTCCCTTAGAAGgaaaatttgtttcttctttctgccATAGGCCCCCTCTCCTCCAATTCACTATTGCTTTTTCCCTTTTGGTCTCTGAAGCCAAATGAACTTAATATTTTGGCCATAGGTGAGAGTATGCTGATTGGGGTGTCTGGGTAATCAGAGGTCTATGTAGCTTGCATCTGCTTGTCTCGGAGTCCATCTAGCTAGTTGGGAGTCTATCTGCCCCCCTAGGAATGAGTTTGCCTGTGTGTCTGCTCAGCTGGGGATCTGTTTATATCTATCTGGGAGTCTTCCCAGCTAGATCCATCTGGCTGGGATCTGGCTGGCTCCGTAGTTGGGGGAGGCAGGGTCTGTTTTTGGTGGTCTTTCTTGCTGAGAGTGGTCTGGCAAACTGTTTGTCAGTCTATCTCTCTAGCTGGAGATCTATCCATCCAGCTGTGAACTGTGCCTCTGAAAATCTGTCTAGtccaagggtcgggaacctttttgtctgagagagccatgaatgccacatattttaaaatgtaattccgtgagagccatacaacgatgcgtgtacgttatgcattatccaataaaaatttggtggtgtcccagaggagagctgtgattggctccagccacccgcaaccatgaacatgagcagtaggaaatgaatgaattgtaatatatgagaatgttttatatttttaacgttatttttttattaaagatttgtctgtgagccagatgcagccatcaaaagagccacatctggctcatgagccataggttcccgacccctggtctaggggtaTGGTTAACTCTGTCCAGGTCCATCACCTGGCCCATCTGAAGATCTTTttacctctctctgaaatcagccTATTTGGCTGTTGTCACACTTAGCTTGGTTCTGTCTGAAAGGTAGAGGAGTCCATCAGTCTTTCTCAGGGTCCACCCATCTCTACGTGTCATGAGCTGAATGTCCCAGTGAGGAAGGCTTAGAAACTGAGATGAACTAGTGTATTATGTGGTGATGGGAGCACTCTTAAGAGCCCATCTGTCCACCCTCCCCTTCACAACAAGGGGCCCTTGGGGTTGAACCTATTCCTGATGTAGGTTCTTGAACTGCTGAGGGCAACCTCACCAGCCATTATCTCCCAGCTGCCTCCCCAGCCTCAAGCCTTGGATGTTATAGTCACTAGACAAAGCCCCCACATTTCCCACcctgagaaattttattttgatccAGGTGCAGCGATCCCATTCCCAACGCGTCACACAGCAGAGCATGGCTTCAGCAGTCCAGGGACCCACGTGGATTGGGAGGTTGGGCGCAGCGCTCACACCTGGGTCCACTCCGCAGGAGGGTCCCGGGGCCCTTTAGGTTTTCCAATGCGCAGGTTGAAGCCTGGGAAAGGAAGGGCACGTGGGTCTCAGGGAAAAGGTTAGGTGTGGACAGGAGGCAACTTGTGTTAAGGACAACCCCGGGCCTCCAGGCTGCTGATTCACTACAGCCTGGTACACAGGTCTCCGAGGGCACAAGCCCCATGCCACCATCCCGAAGAAACCCCAGACTTCTGGAATTCAGTCAGAGATGCAGAGCCCCAGCCACTTGGACTTTGTCTAACTCACCTAAGCCACCAGCCTGCGATCCACGGGCCACTTCCTCATAGGCTCCAGCCCCAGGAGGGCTGGGGTTAGCAGGAACTACAGACAGAAAACCAGCGCCCATGCATCAGCTTCTCCCGCGGGGTACAGGGGTGGGGCAGGTCCCAGGCCTCGGCTGGACAGCCGGACGAGGTGGCTTCCCTGAAGCTGTGTGCCCAGCCCGGGGCCTGCGGTTTGCACCAGGACACTTCCGGAAGTGACCAGCGAGCAGGCAGCAGCAGGGCGGCAGCCAGGCCTCCCTGGGAGTGGAGTACAGCTGGGGGTTCCCGAGAAGGAGGTGGGGTCGCCTCCCCCCAGTCCCTCGCCAAGTCCCACTGGCCCCACTGACTCACCGCGGCCCAGTAGTGCCCCCTGGGAGTCCTCCGCGGGGGCCTGCGGCCAGCGCGCACGCGGCATCACCTGGCTGTAGACCGGGGCTTCCTCCACGCCGCGCGCCCCCAACCCTGAGCCAGTGCCCAACGGAGCCCTGCGCTTCTGCACCACCGCGTAGGTGTCGTCCATGGCGAAGGCTGGAGGCACGGAGATGCTCACGCcccagaggaggtggggaggaagtgAAACCGCCGCGGGGAGGGAGGGCCTCGTGGGAAGCGCACTCAGCACACAAACCACAAGCTTCCTCTCCAACCTCTGGTGTGGAGAAGGAGCTGGGCGGGTCTGGAGGGGAGAGAGGTCCCTGGGCACGGGCTCTCCATTCCGTATCTCCAGTGGAGCTGGCAAAGtaggtgggggaaggggacagcTTAGCAGAGGAGTGGTGCAAAGTATTGGTATTGAGGGGTGGGCATTTCTGTGTGTGAACCCTTAGAAAGAAGACACATACTAAGAAGGTGCCCTGGtggctaaacacacacacacacacacacacacaacaaaacaaaacaacagaaacagaGCCTGGTAGCCATCTCTGCTCAGGGGGCCTCTCACAcaaactgcacttcagggagaACCACCTGTCTGCACTGTGTTGCACACCATCTGAGCCAACCCTTATAAATAAAGGAGTTATTGGAATACTATCTTAACCAATAGGACTGAAGCTTTCTGCCCTAATTGGAACTGTAGATCCAACCAACCAGAATGACTCTATTcaaccaatcaggacagtgccttttggaccaatcaaactgggAATATTTGAAGCCTGGGAACCAGGGTCAGGGGACTTCTGTCCATATaagccagctcccctctggcCCTGGGAGCACACTTTCCCTTTCCACTGAAACTGAGGACTGCATTTCTCTTCGAAGCAGATTGGAAAGGAGCAGAGCAGGCCATCCAGTAGCAGTGCAGAGCAGAGCTGTGTAGCAGGAGAAGGGCCTAGTgactagtccaggggtccccaaaatttttacacagggggccagttcactgtccctcagaccattggagggccggattataaagaaaactatgaacaaatccttatgcacactgcacatatcttattttaaagtaaaaaaaaaaaaacaacgggaacaaatacaatattttaaataaagaacaagtaaattttttttttttgagacagtgagtcagagagagggatagacagggacagacagacaggaacggagagagatgtgaagcatcaatcattagtttttaatgcgcgttgcaacaccttagttgttcattgattgctttctcatatgtgccttgaccgcgggccttcagcagaccaagtagccccttgctggggccagcaaccttgggtccaagctggtgggcttttcttcaaaccagatgagcccatgctcaagctggtgacctcggggtctcgaacctgggtcctctgcatcccagtccgacgctctatcccctgcgccaccgcctggtcaggctagagaacaagtaaatttaaatcaacaaactgaccagtatttcaatgggaactatgctcctctcactgaccaccaatgaaagaggtgccccttccagaagtacagcgggggccggataaatggcctcagggggccgcatgcggccctagggccatagtttggggacccctggactagtcCCAGGCCTGCCTTACAGCCTGCTGTTTTCACAGCTGTGCTATATCACCATTGAGCTGCTCTGCACGGAAGAGTTTTCTTCTTCACCGCACCCTGATTTGGGGATTCCTGTTGATGAGTTGGCACCAGTGACCATCGATTCACACGTGTAACTGTGTATtagataaaaagaatgaagtggcATGTAAAGAGCCTCCAGGAAGGGATGGCCTTAAAATAGACAACAGTCTTAAGATGAGGGTGTGTAACTTCTCACGCAAAGGAGAGCCAACTTCTTGTCCACAGCACCTGACAGGAGGCCTGACAAGTGGGCAGCACCaagaaatattgtatttgctgaaTTAATGACTGCAGGATCTCAGAAAAGGTTAACTTGGGAACACAGGACAAGCCTTAGAGGCAGACGCAATGGGATCTCTAGGATTAAGGAGTCATATTGGCAAGGATTCCCAGAGCTCAATTCAAAGAAAGAGTCAGTAAGGAATGGCTCCTTGAAGACTTAAGTGGGCATGATATCCTACACCACGTGGATGCTTTCCacttattatacatttatcacatacaatatctatttttatatttgtgtaagTTATTTAGATTTATACTTTTACctatttcttacatattttatatttactttggaACTTATTGAATAACAAttgaataattataatttataattctatATGTCGTATTTACTGTTTTATGAAGTTATATGtgaaaattataatttacatttatttttataattactgtTTGTATTTATTAATAAACTTATTTCATAAATTGGGTGCTgttatctatttttattgtaCTTGATGACTATAAAGGCATTTatctaaagtatttttatatatttattgtatatcaTATTTCTAAATTTGATATCTATGTAACCATATAGTGTTTGCATATTTGCATAATGTTCTGTATTTTACatagttattttatttgaaacatcTCATTAGTGTAGCAGACGGTGCCTACGCCGCTACAGTAGATTCATTATCCAGGGCTTGCACCACTGTATTATAATGTTTAGAATACTTATAACTAGTGACAAGGGCTCCTACCAAAGTGAGCGTTCAAGATGTGCTAAACGCTTTTTACCCACACCGGTTATTTAATCCTCAAACGCACCAGAGGCCAGAGCACAGGACACCAGAGTGAGAAGCCAGGGTGCGCGGCACAGCCGTCCACACTCGACCACCCAGGCGGAACTCGCCCGCTTGGAACGCACCTTCTCCAACAGCGGGGGGAAGCTCCGCGCATCGTCCGACCTGCGACTCCGCTCAGGTCGCTGCGTTCCCGCTTGCAGTAAGAGCAGACGCCCCCGGGTAGGGCACGCCCACTGGCCAAGGACACTCAGAGCCCTCCCAGCCGGCCCTCAGGCTCCCAGAGCCCTGCGACAGCCAGAGCCCTCGGTTCTGGCTTCCGCTCTTCCCTTTTTTACTAAAGGCCGTGGTCCTCGCCGGCTGAGTACGCACAGTCCCATGGACACTTCCCCAGACTTGAaaccgggattcgaacccggggtCCACCTCCCTCCTGGTGCCCTCGCTGGGCGGAGGGATGCGCGCCCTTGATCAGCCACCTGGCCCCATCTCCTGGGAGGTAAGCTGCATCCGGGTCGAGTCAGGGTTGCAGCAGCCGTGACTGGAGACTTACCCCAAGACCAAATTGCAAGCCCTGCCTCGGGGACCTGAGTGGGGGACATCCCGCACTGTGCCGTTCGGTTTGGTCCAAGGTAAGTTGGGGAGGTAAAGGAAGGGAGAACTGTCACATGGGCACGTGATGTGAAAAAGACCCAGTGCAAACGGATGCTCCTAAATCTGTGTTATTTCCTGAGGTACTTCTTTTTCTGGGTTGGAGTAGAAGGGGCGAGGGGCGCCAGGATCCTGTCCTAATTGGAGGATCTCAACCCGTATAAATATGGCAGGAAAACTGAGAATCCTGGAAGCGGGTTCCGGGGGACACGTTCTCAGCACTTTTAAAGAGCTTCTTTTGTTTTGTCCCCCACACGCTGACCTTTAGAAAATGTGCGGGAAAGTACCAGAAGATAGCTGCTGTCTCAGATCACACAGTCACCAAGGGGAGACTGGAGAGTGCAGTGAGGGGCCTGGGGCCGCTGCCAAGGATTGGTGGGGGGTGAGTTAGCCCAGGCCATCGCGCAGGGCATGGGAGgaatggaatgctgaggttgggaAGAGAATGTCAGTGGAGAAAGCGTCTGTGGAGGCCAGTTTGAGGTGGTTGAGGTGAAGGGTGACCAAGGGGTGAGCTGTATTTTGTCTTAGATTATTGAGGGGTAATAGGGTCATAGTTTAAGGTTGTAGATTTATTCATTAGGGGTTATCAGAATAAGTCAGAGATGGGCAAACTCTTAGAGGGGTTTGTGCAAACTTTCCATCAAGATGGCTGAATAGGTAAATGCTgccttccccttctcccaccaccaccacatgaaaagtacagtggcaccttgagatacgagtttagtTTGTTCTGTtgactcgtatatcaaacaaatttctcccatttaaaataactgaaatagatttaatctattccagccctgtgaaacatccccaaaccatcctaaattatgaaaaaagacatgttttttttctgtttgtttgtttgtttttgtatttttctgaagctggaaacggggagagacagtcagacagactcccgcatgcgcccgaccgggatccacccggcacgcccaccagggggcgacgctctgcccaacagggggcgatgctctgcccctccggggtgtcgctctgccgcgaccagagccactctagcgcctggggcagaggccaaggagccatccccagtgcccgggccatccctgctccaatttagcctcggctgcgggaggggaagagagagacagagaggaagggggggtggagaagcaaatgggcacctctcctacgtgccctggcgggaatcgaacccgggtcctccgcacgctaggccgacgctctaccgctgagccaaccggccagggcccaaaaaagacatgtttttaattaagaaacacacatgtatactttaccaatgcataacaaaatatatgaaataaaagaaaaaagtgttattcagtactgtattcttaccttggagacagacaagtgcggctaatggaggtgaatggtggaggaggagggagggagggagggatgcaggcactgtagacacgtaaactaaaactgcactttcttaacactaaatgtaaactaaaactgcattttctttactttaagaACTAAAACTGCacattctttacttaaaatgaaaccacaaaaacttaattgtaaaaaaaatgtactctcttaactttaaacttaacctaagcttaacattatgtatttttcatttaatcatgacctgtttttgcctttttggctgcactttaagcactttcacttgcaggacttttgaatataaatctatccaaagaggtttgcttttgcctgccttttaaaatgttacaaaaaatgtgacaagtgtcattaaaaagtgctgaagcgggaccagttgaaactttttctgggtgttttttttcaatgaaactcgaaagcttctcccacattgacaacatgtctttaatttcacttgtagcctgaccaggcagtggtgcagtggatagaacatcagactgggatgcagaagacccaggttcgagaccccgaggttgccagcttgagcgcgggctcatctggtttgagcaaagctcaccagcttggacccaaggtcactggcttgagcaaggggttagtctgctaaaggcccgcagtcaaggcacatatgagaaagcaatcaatgaacaaataaggtgtcacaacgaaaaactaatgagtgatgcttctcatctctctctgttcctgtctgtctgtccctatctctgactctgtctctgtaaaaaaaaatttaatttcacttgcagaaatcacttcctctgactctgcctcctcctcactactaatctcttgcagaagctccgtatgttgcatcatctgtagctccttcagctcctcagttgagagttcctcctcatgttccttgatgagctcgtttatgtcaccctcatctaccccCAGTCCCATCTACTTTCCAAGGGACAcgatctcctccaatgcttctacctctgtctcggtctctggttcgaatcctttgaagtccctgtctgcaacaacatcaggccataactttttccatgccaagttcaaggttcttcttgtaacatcttgccatgccaagtcaataatgtgtaaacatatcatgatgttatgatgatctttccaaaactctcaaagggttagaattgtattctcagtcacctcaaagcagtggcagaacaagtgctttgtgtaaagctttttttttttttttttttcatttttctgaagctggagacagggagagacagacagactcccgcatgcgcccgaccgggatccacagactcctgcatgcgcccgaccgggatccacccggcacacccaccaggggcgacgctctgcccaccagggggcgatgctctgcctatcctgggcgtcgccatgttgcgaccagagccactctagcgcctgaggtagaggccacagagccatccccagcgcccgggccatctttgctccaatggagccttggctgcgggaggggaagagagagacagagaggaaagcgcggcggaggggtggagaagcaaatgggcgcttctcctgtgtgccctggccgggaatcgaacccgggtcctccgcacgctaggccgacgctctaccgctgagccaaccggccagggccgtgtaaagctttttaaagttggaaatgacctgctgatccataggttgcaagattgaagtcgtgttgggttgGAGGTAGAGggctttcatgaatttgaactcattgagaatgtcatcttcaagaccaggtgggtgggctggagcattttcaaggattagtaatgctttcatcgggagtttattttcttgaagatatttcttcactgcaggaccaaagatgagatttacccattcaataaaaaactgccacgtaacccatgccctagcattggcacacaacataatctgcagtttttctttaagaattttatgagtcttaaaggctctaggattttcagaatgataaacTAGCAGTGGCTA
This genomic interval carries:
- the PTPN18 gene encoding tyrosine-protein phosphatase non-receptor type 18 encodes the protein MDDTYAVVQKRRAPLGTGSGLGARGVEEAPVYSQVMPRARWPQAPAEDSQGALLGRVPANPSPPGAGAYEEVARGSQAGGLGFNLRIGKPKGPRDPPAEWTQV